From Musa acuminata AAA Group cultivar baxijiao chromosome BXJ3-8, Cavendish_Baxijiao_AAA, whole genome shotgun sequence, one genomic window encodes:
- the LOC103996103 gene encoding probable starch synthase 4, chloroplastic/amyloplastic isoform X1: MASVASYLVLGRGFSCAKTPTRPPIACLRLSRAVSCKMRNRHLSSQQKRQQFKRAPTERLSLNMNAQSHDNIGCEPEEASSAGVSHSSQITIPSNDAESDSNSETDVAVSSFEETNMVIENNDEQEHPSIHLEDLIATIRNAEKNILLLNQARVYAVEELDKILSEKEALQAEINNLEMKLAETDARIKVAAQEKINAELLENQLEKLKTEISSRNSIEEGKHGTLDDESPLVLELNDLRKENALLKDDIQMLKLKLADVSKTEERLPLLEKRHSLLEASLMELQSQLSNAQDDVSRLASLRYECKALLDKVENLQALFNDASRVMDQPTLGLQQYHELQKKVDKIEALVTEATVSKFPSENFHHYDETLREKIELLEKQLWESDQEIHSQIQLFQESVREFHDALERLKEEIEKRSQELSLENLPQEFWSRLLLIIDGWLLEKKISVNDAKLLREMTWKKDAQIRDAYLASRSKSEHEKLATFLKLTYSRTSPGMHIIHIAAEMAPVAKVGGLGDVISGLGKALQRKGHLVEIVLPKYDCMQYDLITDMKALDVVVESYFDGQLFRNKIWVGIIEGLPVYFIEPHHPAKFFWRGKYYGEYDDFKRFSFFSRAAVELLYQAGKKPDIIHCHDWQTAFVAPLYWDIYAAKGFNSARICFTCHNFEYQGTAPASELASCGLDVHQLNRPDRMRDHSADDKVNTVKGAIVFSNIVTTVSPTYSQEVRTVEGGRGLHETLKSHSKKFIGILNGIDTDAWNPSTDNYISVQYSADDLQGKAENKDAIRKCLKLSRSEGSQPLVGCITRLVPQKGVHLIRHAIYCALELGGQFVLLGSSPVPHIQREFEDIANHFQSHSHVRLLLKYDDALSHLIYAASDMFIIPSMFEPCGLTQMIAMRYGSVPIVRKTGGLNDSVFDVDDNTIPEQYQNGFTFVAPDEQGLSSAMERAFQHYIRSPESWQQLVQKDMRLDFSWDSSASQYEELYERSVARARAAARV, encoded by the exons ATGGCGTCGGTGGCGTCTTACCTGGTTCTCGGCCGCGGCTTCAGCTGCGCCAAGACCCCCACCCGGCCCCCGATCGCGTGTCTCCGCCTCTCGCGCGCGGTCTCTTGCAAGATGCGGAACAGGCATTTGAG TTCCCAGCAAAAGAGACAGCAATTTAAAAGGGCTCCTACAGAGCGGCTGTCACTAAATATGAATGCTCAATCCCATGACAATATCGGTTGTGAACCTGAAGAAGCTAGCTCTGCTGGTGTATCACATTCAAGCCAAATAACCATACCAAGCAATGATGCTGAGTCTGATAGTAACAGCGAGACGGATGTAGCAGTATCATCTTTTGAAGAAACTAATATGGTG ATTGAGAATAATGATGAACAAGAGCATCCAAGCATTCATCTAGAGGACCTGATAGCCACGATCAGGAATGCTGAGAAAA atattttgcTTCTTAATCAAGCTCGAGTTTATGCAGTTGAAGAACTTGACAAAATTCTTTCTGAAAAGGAGGCTTTGCAAGCTGAAATAAACAATCTAGAGATGAAGTTGGCAGAAACAGATGCACGAATTAAAGTTGCAGCTCAAGAAAAGATAAATGCAGAACTCCTCGAAAATCAGCTTgagaaattgaagactgaaatatCTTCAAGGAATTCTATCGAGGAAGGAAAGCATGGTACACTGGATGATGAATCTCCCCTTGTTTTGGAGCTTAATGACCTGAGGAAAGAAAATGCGTTGCTAAAGGATGATATACAGATGCTTAAGTTGAAACTGGCTGATGTTAGTAAAACAGAGGAGCGTTTACCTTTGCTGGAGAAAAGACATTCCTTGTTGGAGGCTTCCCTTATGGAGTTGCAATCTCAACTGTCAAATGCTCAGGATGATGTTTCAAGACTTGCTTCTCTGCGATATGAATGCAAAGCTTTGTTGGACAAGGTAGAAAATTTGCAAGCATTGTTTAATGATGCAAGCAGAGTGATGGACCAGCCTACTTTAGGTTTACAACAATATCATGAGCTGCAGAAGAAGGTTGACAAGATAGAAGCATTAGTGACAGAAGCAACTGTGTCAAAGTTTCCATCTGAAAATTTTCACCATTATGATGAGACTTTGCGAGAGAAAATTGAACTGTTGGAGAAGCAATTGTGGGAGTCTGACCAAGAAATACATTCTCAAATTCAGTTGTTTCAAGAATCAGTTAGAGAATTTCATGATGCACTGGAAAGATTAAAAGAAGAAATCGAGAAAAGATCTCAAGAACTTTCTTTGGAAAATCTGCCCCAGGAATTCTGGAGCCGCTTGCTGCTTATAATTGATGGTTGGTTGCTTGAGAAGAAAATATCAGTCAATGATGCTAAGTTGTTGAGAGAAATGACATGGAAGAAGGATGCTCAGATTCGTGATGCATATTTAGCAAGCAGAAGCAAGAGTGAGCATGAAAAGTTGGCTACATTCCTTAAGTTGACTTACTCTCGTACAAG TCCAGGAATGCACATAATCCATATTGCAGCAGAAATGGCCCCAGTTGCAAAG GTCGGTGGTTTAGGGGATGTTATATCAGGTCTTGGTAAAGCACTACAGAGGAAGGGACACCTGGTGGAAATTGTCCTGCCAAAATATGACTGCATGCAGTATGATCTTATCACTGATATGAAG GCACTGGATGTTGTAGTAGAATCTTATTTTGATGGACAACTCTTCAGGAACAAAATTTGGGTTGGGATTATTGAAG GTCTTCCTGTCTATTTTATAGAACCTCATCATCCAGCTAAGTTCTTTTGGAGAGGAAAATACTATGGAGAGTATGATGACTTCAAGCGTTTCTCATTCTTTAGCCGTGCAGCTGTTGAATTGCTCTATCAAGCTGGGAAAAAACCTGACATAATCCATTGTCATGATTGGCAGACAGCCTTTGTT GCACCACTTTATTGGGATATATATGCTGCCAAGGGTTTTAATTCAGCTAGAATTTGTTTCACCTGCCACAACTTCGAGTATCAAGGAACAGCACCTGCTTCGGAATTGGCGTCCTGTGGACTTGATGTCCACCAGCTAAACAGACCTGACAGGATGCGGGACCACTCAGCAGATGACAAAGTCAATACTGTCAAG GGTGCAATTGTGTTCTCTAACATTGTTACCACTGTATCGCCAACTTATTCTCAAGAGGTCCGCACTGTAGAG GGTGGTCGGGGCCTCCATGAAACATTAAAATCTCATTCTAAGAAATTTATTGGGATTCTTAATGGCATTGATACAGATGCATGGAATCCTTCCACAGATAACTATATCAGTGTCCAGTACAGTGCTGATGATCTTCAGGGAAAAGCAGAGAACAAAGATGCTATAAGGAAGTGTCTTAAGCTTTCCCGTTCTGAGGGTTCTCAACCACTG GTTGGTTGTATTACACGGCTTGTACCACAGAAAGGTGTCCATCTTATCAGACATGCAATATACTGTGCGCTTGAGTTAGGAGGACAGTTTGTGCTTCTTGGTTCAAGTCCAGTGCCCCACATTCAA CGGGAGTTTGAGGACATTGCAAACCATTTCCAGAGCCACTCTCACGTCCGGTTGCTTTTGAAATATGATGATGCTCTTTCACACTTGATTTATGCAGCATCTGACATGTTTATTATTCCATCAATGTTTGAGCCTTGTGGCCTTACTCAG ATGATTGCTATGAGATATGGTTCTGTTCCAATTGTAAGAAAAACTGGCGGGCTGAATGATAG TGTTTTTGATGTTGATGATAATACGATACCAGAACAATACCAAAATGGATTCACATTTGTCGCACCTGATGAGCAG GGCCTAAGCAGTGCCATGGAACGGGCATTTCAGCACTACATCAGAAGCCCTGAGAGCTGGCAACAACTTGTTCAGAAGGACATGAGACTGGATTTCAGTTGGGATTCTTCAGCATCACAATACGAAGAGTTATACGAAAGATCTGTGGCTAGAGCAAGGGCAGCAGCTCGAGTGTAA